The DNA sequence GCTTGATGTCGGTCTTCTTGCCGATCTGATTGAAGGCTGCACGTAATTGCGGCGGAATCCGGTCCTTTTCACCCAAGCCGTTGATGCGGCGGAATTCCGCTTCCTGCTTGCCTGCCTGATCCTCGACATCGGTTTGCGCCTGCGCCTTGGCATTGTCGATAAGCTGACCGGCAAGGAGCACGGCATCGGAGGCCTTGGCAAGATTCAGTACGCCGGACACCAGTTCGGCCCGGTCACCCCTTACCCGTTCGTTGGTGGCATAGAGCTTGGCCACTCCGATATGCCCTTCGGCCAAACGTGCGGATTGTGCGGCAAGGGCGGGCTCGATATGCTCTTGCATTTCTAGGAACTTCGCAACGGATTGTGTTGAGGGCACCGCAAGATTGATGACGCGCGTACGCGAGCGAATGGTTGGCAGCACGTCCTCGGCGCTGGGGGCGCACAGGAGCCAAATGGTATGCGGGCTGGGTTCCTCAATCTCCTTCAAAAGCACGTTGGTGGTGCGCTCGAGCATGCGGTCGACATCTTCGATGATGATAATCCGCCAGGGCGCGATGCTCGGGGTCTGCTCAGAGGTTTCAATCAGGTCGCGCACCTCGTCGATGCCGATGGTGACCTTGTCGGTGGCCAGAATGGTGACATCGGGGTGTGAACCGGCCAATACCTGCTCGCTCGAACGTTCCGGTTCGTCATTTAAACCGTGGCTCGGGCTTTCCAGCGCGGCCGCAAACGCACGCGCAACGTTGGACCTGCCGGATCCGGGAGGACCACAAATCAGCCATGACTGGGCGATGGCCTTGGGGTCGCCGGACGCGACGGCACGCAGCCGCCCGACCACTTGCTCCTGGCCGACGATCGAGTCCCATACGCTCATTGTTCCTCCAGTTGTTCCGTCATCACCACACTATTTCAGACTACCGATAGATACCACAATTGTATTACTTCAAAGTTTCGTTCGAACCTGCCGGCATCGGCGGATTCGCACATGCCCTACGACAATGCCCCCCCAAAACACCGCAAACCAAACCACTTAACCAGCGAAGCGGCCACCCGGCACATTAAGTATTACATTATGTAATCCGACATGGCTTAACGACTTACGCCCATACACCGGCCTGTTGAAAGAACGAATCGCCGTCCACAAGTTCCGACAGTTCCATCGATCACAGCCCGCACGACCAATCGGCCAGCAAATCATCGGCATCGGCACGAATCTGGTTCCATACCTCATCAACGGGCTTTGAGGCATCAATAACTTTGAACCGCGATTTTTCTTTCGCCGCCAAATCCAAAAACGCCTGACGCGTACGCTCTTGGAACCCGTCACCGGCCGACTCCATGCGATCCTCACTGTGTTCGAGCCGCCCGTGCGAAACCGTTGGATCCATATCAAGCAAGTATGTGCGTTCGGGCAGCAGGTTGTTCGTCGCCCACAGGCTCAGCTTTCGCACATCATCTTGCGTAAGCTCCCGGCCACCAGCCTGATAGGCCAGCGACGAATCGATATAGCGGTCGGAAATGACCACGGCCCCACGTGCGAGCGCCGGCCGAATGACCTCGGCGACGTGCTGGGCCCGGTCGGCGGCAAACAGCAACGCTTCGGTGCGCGGCGCGATATCGCCACCGTGCAGCAGCAATTGCCGCAAAGCCAGCCCCAGCTTCGTGCCGCCCGGCTCTCGAGTGACCGCGACCTCACGCCCCATCTCTTCGATATAATTCTTCAGGCGCTCGACCTGCGTGGTCTTCCCCACTCCATCGACGCCCTCAAACGAAATAAACACCCCGCTCATAATCCTCAATCCCGCCTGATTCGATATATCCAGAGAACAAAACGCGTTCTCCAATATCACCCTATCTTGAAAGCAATAAACCAACACAACAGTTTAATGAAATTACCATGCTTTATTTATCGAAATGATGTTCGCCGAATGTCTTGTCCCAACTGTTGACAATAAGCGGATATCGATGCATTAACGCAACTTGAATGGCCCTCACCATTTTGGGCGATAATTTCCCTTTGTCATGGGACAACACAACATTGCCGTCTTTGGCGAGTATAAATTTCGCCATATCCCTGCTTCGCCCTTGAGAAACATGCACATGCACACCATGACCACCATCATGGATATTGAATGAGACCTCATAGCCATGAATAAAGAATTCCTCAGTCATCGCCAAACTCCCTATCTACTTCGCGGGAGCCCTGCACCAAATCATAATTCAGCTTGTAATAGTTCAACAGAAACGGCATGAAATCTTCCGGAAAATTCGACGAAAGAAGATTGCCTTTATTATCGAACACTGCTTTGCGTCCGTAATCCACTTCGGTAATCGTGACGGTGTCCTCGGTATAGCCGAGCCGCACACCGTCCATCTCAAACAAGTCATCGCACTGCATATTGCACCTCCTTTCCTCCTGCAATACCGCCAATTGTAGCGGGAAAACAGGAGGACGCGAGGTGTTGCCAGCGCGACGAGAACGAGCCGGAACCTTCACGTTTTCAGGCCTTCTACGTTTGCTGTTATCTGACATCGATCGGGTCGTCATACTTGTTTCTTTCACTCGGTGGAAATTCACTCGGTGGAAATCATCATTGACTCCATCGAAGCACAAAAGGCAAAATCACCGGAACAAAACCAAGCACTGTGGTCGGATGATAGGGGTTATCCACATTTCAGGCGTGTCGCGACCTACAGCGGCGAGTCGTCCACAAAAATCCGATAATAGCCGTCCATTATTCACAACCATCGGTTATCGGCATTCGCCATCCACGACCATTTACCGAATAACGCATTTCCCCAATAAGCGGAAAATCTCTCCGGTCAATAACCGCTAAATAGCCGATGGGCATGTACAGGCACGAATTCCCAGCCTTTGCCGTAACCCGTAGCCCTACCAAAACGAAACAAAAGCGATACGTAAATGCAAATCGGAAGATATTTTTTTCTTCAAATCTTTGAAGATTATGTAATACAGAAATTTACCCCGCCCTGAATGAACAGGAACGGGATAAATTCGTCGACGCAGGCTACAAAGATTAGCCCTTACTTCTTGGCAGCCGTCTTGCGGGTAGCGGTCTTTTTAGCGGTCGTCTTGCGCGCTGTCGACTTCTTGGTACTGGCCTTACGCATGCTGGTCTTTCGCGTGGTCGCCTTGCGACGGCCGCGGCGCTTCGTCGGCCCGGCGGCGCGCTTTTCGGCGAGCAGCTGGAAGGCGGTGGCCGGGTCGATGGACTCCGGAGTGTACTGCTTGGGGAGCGTACGATTGGTCTCGCCGTCGGTGATGTAGGCGCCGTAGAAACCATCCTTGATGGTCACGTTCTTGCCGTTCTCCGGATCAGCTCCGAGATCGCGCAGCGGCGGCTTGGCCGTTCCCCTGCCGCGACCACGACCGTACTTCGGCTGGGCGAACAGCGCCTTGGCTTTGTCCAAATCGACGGTGAAAATCTCATCCTCGCTGCCAAGCGAGCGCGTATCGGACTTGCCGTCTGCGCTCTTCTTGGTGAGATAAGGGCCGTAACGCCCGTTGCTTGCGGTGACGACGGCCTCGCTGGTTTCGCCGGTTTTGGCATCGGTTTCGTCATACTTGCCGACTTCACGTGGCAGGCTCAGCAGCTTCAGCGCCTCGTCAAGCGTCACTGTATCCGGACTCATCGTCTTGAACAGCGACGCCATCTTGGGCTTGGGTGCCGTGGACTTGGCAGTTTTCTTGACACGGGTCTTGGTGGACTTGGCGGTTTTGCCGGTTTTTGCCGTCTTGGAAGCCTTGCCTTCCTTGGCGTGAGCCGTATCCGCCGCGTCTCCGGCTTTCGCCGCGGCGGCCTTGGCCTCGCGTTCGGCCTTCATCTCCGCTTCGGCTTCAGGTGAGATCAGCGCAATATACGGACCGAACCGTCCGTTGCGGACTTCCACTGTACCGCCGGTGGCTGGATCCTTGCCCAGCACACGCGGCCCGCCAGCATTGTTCTTGATAAGCTCATGGCCGGCCTCGACACTCAGCTCGTCGGGAGCCATTGTCTCGGGAATCGAGGCACGTTCGGGGTTGCCTTCGGCGTCCAGGTTCTTCGTGTCCTCGAGATAAGGGCCATAACGGCCGACGCGCACCTGCAGACCATCGCCGATCTCGATGGTGTTGATGGCGCGTGCGTCGATGTCGCCGAGCTGCGCGACCTGCTGTTGCAGGCCCTCATGCGCCTCGTCCTGAGATTTCGCCGCGTCGGATCCGTCGCCGAAGTAGAAACGGGTGAGCCATTCCTTGCTGGTTTCCTTGCCCTGCGCGATCTTGTCAAGCCCGTTTTCCATATCGGCGGTGAACTGATAGTCCACATACTTCGGAAAGTTGGTTTCCAGCAACTTTGTCACCGCGAAAGCCAACCAGGATGGAATCAACGCACGCCCACGCTCGTAGACATAGCCACGGTCAATGATTGTCGAAATGATGCTGGCGTAAGTGGACGGACGGCCGATTTCCTTGGCTTCGAGCGTCTTGACCAACGACGCCTCGGTATAGCGTGCCGGGGGCTGGGTCTCGTGGCCGTCGGCACTGACCGATGTGGCGTTGAGCACCTCACCGGTTTTCATCGGCGGCAACGCCTCGTTTTCTTCGAAATCACGCGATTTGACGGAATCCTTGGTATCCTTCGCCTTTGCGGCGGACAAACCGGATGCCAGCGAAGCAGACGAAGAACCGGAGGAACGACGCGGCCATCCGGAGGCCTTGAGGAATCCGGGAAACTCGATGACGGTACCGGAAGCCTGGAAAATGGCCTCTCCCCGATCACCGGCGGGCGCAGAAAGCCGCACGGTAGCGGTGAAGCCGGTGGCATCGGCCATCTGCGAGGCGAGCGTGCGCTGCCAAATCAAGGTGTAAAGCTTCAGTTGATCCGGCGGCACCTTGGTGGCCAGTTCGGACGGATCGTGGAATTTCGAGCCGGCAGGGCGGATGCATTCGTGCGCTTCCTGCGCGCCGGCGGTCTTGGTAGCATATTGCTTGGGTTTGTCAGACAGATATTCCTTGCCGAAGTTCTTCGTGACGGACTCGCGGGCGGCGGTGATGGCCTCCTGCGAAAGCGTCACGGAATCGGTACGCATGTAGGTGATAAAGCCGTTTTCATACAAACCTTGGGCGGCACGCATAGTCTGGCGAGAGCTCATCGAAAGCCGGTTGCCGGCGGCCTGCTGCATGGTCGAGGTGGTGAACGGCGGCACCGGACGGCGGTGGTACGGCTTGGATTCCATGGACACCACGGTGAACGGTGCATGTTCCAGCTCCGCGGCTATTGCCTTGGTCTGAGCCTCGTCAAGCTGGCAGACGTTGTCTTTCCGCGCGGCGGCGGTCAGCGCACCGGTGGATGTGAAATCACGCGAAGTTGCCAGACGAGAGCCTCCCAGCGAAACCATACGAGATTCAAAATCGACATTCTCGCCCTGCTCGTCGGGTGCACAAAGCTCGGCGATGACGTCCCAATACGGCGAGCGCACGAACGCCATGCGTTCCCGTTCGCGCTCGACAATCAGACGAGTGGCAACGGACTGCACACGTCCGGCGGAAAGCCCAGGGCCGACCTTGCGCCAAAGTACCGGCGAAAGTTCGTAGCCGTACAGCCTGTCAAGCACACGCCGCGTTTCCTGGGCGTCGACCATGTTGGCATCCACGTCGCGGGTCTTGCCGACGGCCGCTTTGATGGCGGATGACGTGATCTCGTGGAAGACCATGCGGTGCACCGGCACCTTGGGCTTGAGCGTCTGCACCAGATGCCACGCGATGGCCTCGCCTTCGCGATCCTCATCAGTCGCGAGATAGAGTTCGCTGGCGTCTTTCAGCGCGCTTTTCAGTTGCGCGACGGTTTTCTTCTTTTCAGGCCCAACAATGTAATACGGCTCGAAACCGTCGTCGACATCGACGCCGAACCGGCCGAACTTCGCCTTTTTGGAGGCGGGAACCTGGCTGGGCTGCGCCAAATCGCGGATATGACCGACTGAGGCCATGACCGTGTAATCCTTGCCGAGGTATCCACCGATCTTCTTCGCCTTGGTCGGAGACTCCACGATGACAAGTTTCTTACCAGCCGCCATAACCGCTCCTTCACGTTTCGAGGTTACGTTCGTCATATTACTTACCACTTACCCACAGCATACAGCGAAACATCAGTGTAGCGCGTGGCGCAACATATTAATAAGGACTACCATACCGCACCG is a window from the Bifidobacterium sp. ESL0745 genome containing:
- the tmk gene encoding dTMP kinase, whose amino-acid sequence is MSGVFISFEGVDGVGKTTQVERLKNYIEEMGREVAVTREPGGTKLGLALRQLLLHGGDIAPRTEALLFAADRAQHVAEVIRPALARGAVVISDRYIDSSLAYQAGGRELTQDDVRKLSLWATNNLLPERTYLLDMDPTVSHGRLEHSEDRMESAGDGFQERTRQAFLDLAAKEKSRFKVIDASKPVDEVWNQIRADADDLLADWSCGL
- a CDS encoding DNA polymerase III subunit delta', which produces MSVWDSIVGQEQVVGRLRAVASGDPKAIAQSWLICGPPGSGRSNVARAFAAALESPSHGLNDEPERSSEQVLAGSHPDVTILATDKVTIGIDEVRDLIETSEQTPSIAPWRIIIIEDVDRMLERTTNVLLKEIEEPSPHTIWLLCAPSAEDVLPTIRSRTRVINLAVPSTQSVAKFLEMQEHIEPALAAQSARLAEGHIGVAKLYATNERVRGDRAELVSGVLNLAKASDAVLLAGQLIDNAKAQAQTDVEDQAGKQEAEFRRINGLGEKDRIPPQLRAAFNQIGKKTDIKRRATRRIRDVLDRDLNTIASIYRDVSVVQNNAEGTAGLINMEKRSSIGNLAERLTRQGVVNRLDSIAVARRRLNGNGNQTLLFEALFCALLA
- the topA gene encoding type I DNA topoisomerase; translated protein: MAAGKKLVIVESPTKAKKIGGYLGKDYTVMASVGHIRDLAQPSQVPASKKAKFGRFGVDVDDGFEPYYIVGPEKKKTVAQLKSALKDASELYLATDEDREGEAIAWHLVQTLKPKVPVHRMVFHEITSSAIKAAVGKTRDVDANMVDAQETRRVLDRLYGYELSPVLWRKVGPGLSAGRVQSVATRLIVERERERMAFVRSPYWDVIAELCAPDEQGENVDFESRMVSLGGSRLATSRDFTSTGALTAAARKDNVCQLDEAQTKAIAAELEHAPFTVVSMESKPYHRRPVPPFTTSTMQQAAGNRLSMSSRQTMRAAQGLYENGFITYMRTDSVTLSQEAITAARESVTKNFGKEYLSDKPKQYATKTAGAQEAHECIRPAGSKFHDPSELATKVPPDQLKLYTLIWQRTLASQMADATGFTATVRLSAPAGDRGEAIFQASGTVIEFPGFLKASGWPRRSSGSSSASLASGLSAAKAKDTKDSVKSRDFEENEALPPMKTGEVLNATSVSADGHETQPPARYTEASLVKTLEAKEIGRPSTYASIISTIIDRGYVYERGRALIPSWLAFAVTKLLETNFPKYVDYQFTADMENGLDKIAQGKETSKEWLTRFYFGDGSDAAKSQDEAHEGLQQQVAQLGDIDARAINTIEIGDGLQVRVGRYGPYLEDTKNLDAEGNPERASIPETMAPDELSVEAGHELIKNNAGGPRVLGKDPATGGTVEVRNGRFGPYIALISPEAEAEMKAEREAKAAAAKAGDAADTAHAKEGKASKTAKTGKTAKSTKTRVKKTAKSTAPKPKMASLFKTMSPDTVTLDEALKLLSLPREVGKYDETDAKTGETSEAVVTASNGRYGPYLTKKSADGKSDTRSLGSEDEIFTVDLDKAKALFAQPKYGRGRGRGTAKPPLRDLGADPENGKNVTIKDGFYGAYITDGETNRTLPKQYTPESIDPATAFQLLAEKRAAGPTKRRGRRKATTRKTSMRKASTKKSTARKTTAKKTATRKTAAKK